Proteins encoded together in one Phoenix dactylifera cultivar Barhee BC4 unplaced genomic scaffold, palm_55x_up_171113_PBpolish2nd_filt_p 000064F, whole genome shotgun sequence window:
- the LOC103723901 gene encoding VQ motif-containing protein 25-like, with the protein MEELTNSKGCMRLPRRPPTLGVHDNSHAITKLKPKVRIVHIFAPVIIKTDPANFRELVQRLTWKPTKRTAAKKKKTLPMTINGEALPWCKRFEVARPQQKHEDSGCRDGVERELKEEEVVAAVEKELRVENSTGGFFRDLGEIDGFLQGLGDLPLLPLSSSQMDDLTGEAVVP; encoded by the coding sequence ATGGAAGAGCTCACGAATTCAAAGGGGTGCATGAGACTGCCTCGACGACCTCCGACGCTTGGCGTGCACGACAATTCGCATGCGATCACGAAGTTGAAGCCAAAGGTAAGAATAGTACACATATTTGCGCCGGTGATAATCAAGACCGACCCTGCCAATTTCCGGGAGCTCGTGCAGAGGCTCACTTGGAAGCCCACAAAGAGAACTGCcgctaagaagaagaagactcttCCCATGACGATTAATGGAGAGGCACTGCCATGGTGCAAGCGATTTGAGGTTGCGAGACCGCAGCAGAAGCACGAGGATTCGGGGTGTCGAGATGGAGTAGAGAGGGAgttgaaggaggaggaggtggtggcggcGGTGGAGAAAGAGTTGCGGGTTGAGAACAGCACAGGTGGTTTCTTTCGCGACTTGGGAGAAATTGATGGTTTTCTTCAAGGTCTCGGTGATCTTCCATTGCTTCCTTTAAGTTCGTCTCAGATGGATGATCTGACTGGAGAGGCAGTTGTTCCTTAG